A genomic window from Pocillopora verrucosa isolate sample1 chromosome 7, ASM3666991v2, whole genome shotgun sequence includes:
- the LOC131789143 gene encoding pyruvate carboxylase, mitochondrial-like encodes MLRVQTPRFKKIIQQQFTSSSGLWSTCRYLHAGNKLFQTNKPEPRRSEIKKILVANRGEIAIRVFRAATEAGIRTVAIYSEQDANLMHRQKADEAYLIGKGMPPVAAYLNIPEIIKIAKETEADAIHPGYGFLSERANFAEACVKNGIIFIGPSPSIVKMMGDKVEARQVAVNAGVPVVPGTENPIKTVEEAKAFCEQYGLPVITKAAYGGGGRGMRVIHKMEDVEEFFNLASNEAYAAFGDGSMFIEKFVEQPRHIEVQMMGDAYGNVVHLYERDCSVQRRHQKIIEIAPAPELPQEIRDKMTSDAVKLCKEVGYQNAGTVEFLLDPQGNHYFIEVNARLQVEHTVTEEVTGVDLVRTQINVAEGKSLEEIGLRQEDIKVTGSAIQARITTEDPANNFTPDTGRIEVFRTGEGMGIRLDGNSMFPGAVVSPHYDSLLTKVISKGSTHRDAATKLLRALREFRVRGVKTNIPFIINVLKEDEFLDGAVRTDFILHRPQLFKVEWGQNRAQKLLQYLGNVMINGPCTPLATTLKPSKDAPEAPEIPKTSNSGSYGHLRPSGFRDILLQQGPEGFASAVRKSNRLLLTDTTFRDAHQSLLATRVRTHDMLKVAPFVSHYFANAYSLENWGGATFDVALRFLYECPWDRLAQLREAVPNIPFQMLLRGANAVGYTSYPDNVVFKFCEKAHQNGMDIFRVFDSLNYLPNLQLGIEAAGKAGGVVEAAISYTGDVSNPMKTKYNIDYYMNLASELARSGAHVLCIKDMAGVLKPNAATLLIGSLRAQFPKLPIHVHTHDTAGAGVASMLAAAEAGADVVDVAVDSMSGMTSQPSMGAIVAALENTEKETGIPLERVHEYSEYWERARNLYAPFESTVTMKTGNADVYENEIPGGQYTNLHFQAYSLGLADQFTDVKKKYALANELLGDVVKVTPTSKVVGDLAQFMVQNKLDDRDVLAKADELDFPSSVVEFLQGYLGQPHGGFPEPLRTKALKGRPTIDGRPGESLEPLDFDALKSKLQEEFGENAIRDEDVLSAALYPKVFNDYMVFREEFGPVDGLPTRLFFTGPEIGEEFQVAIEPGKVLNIKVLAISDLHPNGQREVFCEMNGQLRTVLVEDKSVTKTLERHPKADKSVKGSVGAPMPGKVVGIRAKENEVVKKGDPLVVLSAMKMETNVTAPIDGTVTKISVKLNQNLEAGDLLVDIEPLS; translated from the exons ATGTTGCGAGTTCAAACACCACGtttcaagaaaattattcaACAACAGTTTACAAGCAGCAGTGGATTATGGTCAACATGTCGGTATCTCCATGCaggaaataaattgtttcagaCTAACAAACCTGAGCCTCGTAgaagtgaaataaagaaaattctggTTGCTAATCGTGGTGAGATTGCTATCAGAGTCTTTCGTGCAGCTACTGAGGCTGGTATTAGGACTGTTGCTATTTATTCAGAACAAGATGCTAATCTCATGCACAGACAAAAGGCTGATGAAGCATATCTCATTGGCAAAGGCATGCCTCCTGTTGCAGCTTATTTAAATATTCcagaaatcatcaaaattgcAAAG GAAACAGAGGCTGATGCAATTCACCCAGGATATGGATTTCTCTCAGAGAGAGCCAACTTTGCTGAAGCTTGTGTCAAAAACGGCATCATTTTCATCGGCCCCTCCCCCTCAATTGTCAAAATGATGGGGGATAAGGTGGAAGCTCGGCAAGTAGCAGTCAATGCAGGTGTGCCTGTGGTTCCTGGCACAGAGAACCCAATCAAAACTGTGGAAGAGGCCAAAGCCTTCTGTGAGCAGTATGGGTTGCCTGTCATAACCAAGGCAGCATATGGCGGAGGTGGCCGTGGCATGAGAGTAATCCATAAGATGGAAGATGTGGAAGAGTTCTTTAACTTAGCCAGCAATGAGGCATACGCTGCTTTTGGAGATGGTTCAATGTTTATTGAAAAGTTTGTTG aACAACCGAGACATATTGAAGTTCAGATGATGGGGGATGCCTACGGAAATGTTGTACACCTTTATGAACGAGACTGTTCAGTGCAGAGACGTCATCAGAAAATCATAGAAATCGCCCCAGCGCCAGAACTTCCTCAGGAAATCAGAGACAAAATGACAAGCGATGCTGTTAAACTGTGTAAAGAAGTTGGTTATCAAAATGCTGGGACTGTGGAATTCTTGCTGGATCCACAAGGAAATCATTACTTTATCGAGGTTAACGCCCGTCTTCAAGTGGAGCACACGGTGACGGAAGAAGTTACAGG TGTCGATCTGGTACGAACACAAATCAATGTGGCAGAAGGAAAATCTCTGGAGGAAATAGGACTTCGTCAAGAGGATATCAAAGTGACTGGATCAGCAATTCAAGCTCGTATCACAACTGAAGATCCTGCAAATAACTTCACTCCAGATACAGGCAGGATTGAG GTTTTCCGAACAGGTGAAGGAATGGGAATTCGATTGGATGGGAATTCCATGTTTCCAGGGGCTGTGGTTTCTCCTCATTACGACTCACTTCTAACGAAAGTTATCAGCAAAGGCTCAACTCATAGAGACGCTGCAACCAAACTGCTGAGAGCACTGCGTGAGTTTAGAGTCAGAGGGGTCAAG ACCAATATTCCTTTCATTATCAATGTTCTTAAAGAAGATGAGTTTCTAGATGGCGCTGTCAGGACAGATTTCATCCTCCACAGACCTCAATTGTTCAAAGTAGAATGGGGTCAAAATCGAGCTCAGAAATTGCTCCAGTATCTTGGAAACGTGATGATTAACGGACCGTGCACTCCTTTAGCGACTACTTTGAAACCCTCCAAGGACGCTCCAGAAGCACCCGAG ATCCCCAAAACGTCCAATTCGGGTTCCTACGGCCACCTGAGACCGAGCGGATTCCGAGATATTTTATTACAGCAAGGACCTGAAGGTTTTGCCAGTGCTGTTCGAAAGAGCAACAGGCTTCTGCTGACAGATACAACATTCAGGGACGCCCACCAGTCACTGCTGGCCACCCGTGTGCGGACTCATGACATGCTCAAGGTGGCACCATTTGTGTCACATTATTTTGCCAATGCCtacagtttggagaattgggGAG GTGCAACCTTCGATGTTGCCCTACGTTTCCTGTACGAATGTCCTTGGGATCGCCTGGCCCAGCTGCGAGAAGCTGTTCCCAACATCCCGTTTCAGATGCTCCTCCGCGGTGCAAATGCGGTGGGATACACCAGTTACCCCGACAACGTGGTTTTCAAGTTTTGTGAAAAGGCGCACCAGAACGGCATGGATATTTTCAGGGTATTCGATTCCTTGAACTACCTGCCGAATTTACAG CTTGGTATTGAAGCTGCTGGCAAGGCAGGCGGAGTGGTAGAGGCTGCGATATCCTACACTGGTGATGTGTCCAACCCAATGAAGACAAAGTATAACATTGATTATTACATGAACCTGGCGTCAGAACTGGCACGTTCTGGTGCGCATGTGCTCTGTATCAAG GACATGGCCGGAGTATTAAAGCCAAATGCCGCTACATTGTTGATTGGTTCTCTTCGAGCCCAGTTCCCTAAGCTACCCATTCACGTACATACCCATGATACCGCTGGGGCAGGTGTAGCCTCCATGTTGGCCGCGGCGGAGGCTGGAGCCGACGTGGTAGATGTTGCTGTAGACTCCATGTCTGGCATGACGTCACAGCCAAGCATGGGAGCCATTGTTGCGGCATTGGAAAACACGGAGAAGGAAACAG GAATTCCTCTTGAACGTGTCCACGAGTACAGCGAGTACTGGGAACGAGCGAGGAATCTGTACGCTCCGTTTGAGAGCACTGTCACCATGAAGACCGGAAATGCTGACGTGTACGAGAACGAGATTCCTGGGGGACAGTACACTAACCTTCACTTCCAGGCCTACTCGCTCGGCCTGGCTGATCAGTTCACCGATGTCAAAAAGAAATATGCGCTGGCTAACGAACTGCTGGGTGATGTAGTGAAG GTGACTCCAACCTCCAAGGTTGTTGGTGACTTGGCTCAGTTTATGGTGCAGAACAAGTTGGATGATCGCGATGTGCTCGCCAAGGCTGATGAACTTGACTTCCCATCTTCAGTGGTGGAGTTTTTGCAAGGTTATTTGGGTCAACCGCATGGCGGTTTCCCTGAACCCCTTCGAACAAAG GCTCTAAAGGGACGCCCCACAATTGATGGAAGGCCAGGAGAATCTTTGGAGCCACTCGACTTTGACGCACTGAAAAGTAAACTGCAAGAGGAATTCG GAGAAAATGCCATTCGAGATGAGGACGTACTTAGCGCCGCTCTGTACCCCAAAGTTTTCAATGATTACATGGTGTTCAGGGAGGAGTTTGGTCCAGTTGATGGACTTCCCACCAGACTCTTCTTCACTGGCCCTGAAATTGGAGAAGAATTCCAAGTGGCGATCGAGCCTGGAAAAGTTTTGAACATCAAAGTACTGGCCATCAGTGACTTGCACCCGAATGGACAGAGAGAAGTATTCTGTGAGATGAACGGACAACTGAGAACAGTTTTGGTGGAGGACAAGTCTGTAACAAAG ACTCTTGAGCGACATCCCAAAGCCGACAAATCTGTCAAAGGTTCCGTGGGAGCCCCCATGCCGGGTAAAGTTGTCGGCATCCGAGCAAAAGAGAACGAAGTGGTGAAGAAGGGAGACCCGCTGGTTGTTCTCAGCGCCATGAAGATGGAGACTAACGTGACTGCCCCTATCGACGGAACTGTGACGAAGATTTCCGTCAAATTGAACCAGAACTTAGAGGCGGGCGATCTCTTGGTGGATATCGAGCCTTTAAGTTAA
- the LOC131789084 gene encoding tRNA 2'-phosphotransferase 1-like, with translation MNNSRSQRLADEASAGKPLKRGHNIQLSKALSYILRHGASKEGLQMSEGFVFVDELLKLQQFKRYSENEVRKVVDENDKKRFALRLDPVTNRLQIRANQGHTIEVDDLELNPITDPSNAPVVVHGTYRECWELIKAQGLSRMSRNHIHFAPGEPGEEGVISGMRSSCEILVFIDLRKALSDGFKFYQSANNVILCPGNEQGFLPPQYFEKVMQTKPKRQLLLSAN, from the exons ATGAACAATTCGCGAAGTCAGCGACTCGCAGATGAGGCAAGCGCTGGAAAGCCGCTAAAG agAGGTCACAATATTCAACTGTCCAAAGCTCTTTCTTACATTCTTCGACATGGTGCATCAAAAGAGGGGCTGCAAATGTCTGAAG GATTTGTCTTTGTTGATGAGCTGTTAAAATTACAACAGTTTAAAAGATATTCTGAGAATGAAGTAAGAAAAGTTGTTGATGAGAATGACAAGAAGAGGTTTGCCCTGAGACTTGATCCAGTGACAAATAGGCTGCAAATCAGAGCAAATCAAGGACACACCATCGAG GTCGATGACCTTGAACTTAATCCCATCACAGATCCCTCCAATGCACCAGTTGTTGTGCATGGCACCTATCGTGAGTGTTGGGAGCTAATAAAAGCTCAG ggTTTGTCAAGAATGAGCAGAAATCACATCCATTTTGCACCAGGAGAACCAGGGGAAGAAGGAGTCATCAGTG GAATGCGTTCAAGCTGTGAGATCCTGGTGTTTATTGACCTCAGAAAGGCACTGAGTG atgGCTTCAAATTTTACCAATCAGCCAACAATGTGATTCTATGTCCTGGGAATGAACAAGGATTTCTTCCACCTCAATACTTTGAAAAAGTTATGCAGACTAAACCCA aaagaCAACTACTTCTCTCTGCCAACTGA
- the LOC136282157 gene encoding octopamine receptor beta-2R-like, which produces MHKWFWIIGWFPTIMAVAGNAVVIWLIITKRRLRTTANWFVTSLAAADFFIGIFFFPTLYTCKIRWSLCSSQKGHVITILLSFLLHASVGNLCAMTIDRYVAIALPLKYIVYMTPKRSFPMIAATWIFPAAVWSLHTVIVTYFGASATAFAVTVVRKCVLEFLPMIFLTLATIHMLMIVRRHKKEISSLLADLQYNRPISDEKPKIFRRIPEASSATVVAVVVFIFVFCYSIETYLFFCTVCPSALIDVVLFFFLLNAAANPLAYAFLKKDIRRELGKVFKDNCLHRKVVSHK; this is translated from the coding sequence ATGCACAAATGGTTCTGGATTATCGGTTGGTTCCCCACTATTATGGCCGTGGCAGGAAACGCAGTTGTGATTTGGCTCATAATAACAAAAAGACGGCTGCGAACTACAGCTAACTGGTTCGTTACGTCCCTAGCGGCTGCCGATTTCTTTATTGGTATATTTTTCTTCCCTACTCTGTACACCTGCAAGATTCGATGGAGTTTGTGTTCTTCGCAAAAGGGTCACGTTATCACGATTCTCCTGAGTTTTCTGCTGCACGCTTCGGTGGGGAATTTATGCGCGATGACAATCGATCGTTACGTCGCCATTGCGTTGCCTCTCAAGTACATTGTTTACATGACGCCAAAAAGGAGCTTTCCAATGATAGCCGCAACATGGATTTTCCCAGCAGCAGTGTGGAGTCTTCACACAGTCATCGTAACGTATTTTGGTGCATCGGCCACGGCGTTTGCTGTAACTGTCGTTAGAAAGTGCGTTCTTGAGTTTCTTCCCATGATCTTCCTGACTTTAGCCACTATACACATGCTCATGATTGTTCGAAGGCATAAGAAAGAAATCTCGTCTCTCCTGGCCGATTTGCAATATAATCGGCCTATATCCGACGAAAAGCCGAAAATTTTCCGACGGATCCCTGAGGCGTCCTCGGCGACGGTTGTAGCAGTCGTGGTTTTCATCTTCGTTTTTTGCTACTCGATCGAAACTTACTTATTTTTCTGTACAGTCTGTCCGTCAGCTTTAATAGAcgtcgttttgtttttctttctactAAACGCCGCTGCAAATCCTCTCGCTTACGCGTTCTTGAAGAAGGATATCAGGAGAGAGTTGGGGAAAGTTTTTAAAGACAATTGTTTACACAGAAAAGTAGTCAGTCATAAGTGA
- the LOC131789085 gene encoding programmed cell death protein 2-like produces the protein MAAKEVELGFAEEIGDDAVRKLQMTSAFFPSKIGGTPAWLNLQDLPNSSCMVCKICLKPMAFLLQVYAPMPHDQSFHRTIFVFCCKDGNCHSKNYTDCFLVLRNQLKRNNKFYSYNPPPELDEINELSMECVAEEFKPKTWISLCDVCGCKGDKKCSKCHVAQYCGREHQTVDWKSGHKNLCPKLCAQENKEQLLQDNKYSNRRILFPEYELLIETEPDLTDESEKSEKDRLDEYKQFVRANELLTDTESDKELESLASLGKEALLADKQFRKFKKRITREPKQVLRYHQSGEPLWVSDEGKPSEDDIPRCDCGSERVFEFQIMPQLLNHLQVDSLEESVDWGTLVVYTCAQSCGDGSSYQTEFIWKQNFADTGIPTTALGTG, from the exons ATGGCGGCCAAAGAAGTGGAATTAGGATTTGCAGAAGAAATTGGTGACGATGCTGTTCGTAAACTGCAGATGACAAGCGCCTTCTTTCCGAGCAAAATCGGTGGAACCCCAGCATGGTTAAACTTGCAAGATTTGCCCAATTCAAGCTGTATGGTGTGCAAAATCTGCCTCAAACCGATGGCATTTCTCTTACAAGTGTACGCTCCTATGCCACATGACCAAAGTTTTCATCGAACGATCTTCGTTTTTTGTTGTAAAGATGGCAATTGTCACTCTAAAAACTACACCGATTGTTTCCTTGTACTAAGAAATCAATTAAAACGCAATAACAAGTTTTACAGCTATAATCCGCCGCCAGAATTGGACGAAATTAACGAGCTGTCTATGGAATGTGTAGCTGAAGAGTTCAAACCTAAAACATGGATCAGTTTATGCGATGTGTGCGGGTGTAAAGGGGATAAGAAATGTTCTAAATGTCACGTGGCACAGTACTGTGGCCGTGAACATCAGACGGTGGATTGGAAATCAGGTCATAAGAACTTGTGTCCGAAACTGTGCGCACAGGAAAATAAAGAGCAACTGTTACAAG acaACAAGTATAGCAACAGAAGAATTCTCTTTCCAGAATATGAGTTACTTATTGAAACAGAACCAGATTTAACTGATGAAAGtgagaaaagtgaaaaagacaGATTAGATGAATACAAACAGTTTGTGAGAGCAAATGAGCTGCTCACTGATACAGAAAGTGACAAAGAACTAGAATCCTTAGCTTCTCTTGGAAAGGAAGCTTTACTTGCTGATAAACAGTTTAGGAAATTCAAAAAGAGAATTACCAGAGAACCTAAACAG GTTTTGCGCTATCACCAAAGTGGTGAACCTCTCTGGGTCTCTGATGAAGGCAAGCCTAGCGAAGACGACattccaagatgtgattgtgGTTCTGAAAGGGTGTTTGAATTTCAG attATGCCTCAGTTGCTCAACCACTTGCAGGTGGACAGTCTTGAAGAAAGTGTTGATTGGGGAACATTAGTTGTGTACACTTGTGCTCAGAGCTGTGGTGATGGAAGTTCATATCAAACTGAGTTTATTTGGAAACAAAACTTTGCAGACACAGGGATACCAACTACTGCCTTAGGAACTGGATGA
- the LOC131789112 gene encoding uncharacterized protein: protein MTLKCIAYLCLPCNYIGPGLYSFRKTKTLLFHNLAKADSVMERSKMTPVDNKLVFSSLFLFVICFAGLIHVEIELYAHRQMLQALSQPKEEKVELRNTENGEKTNEMIMLFPYSHKEPKIRYKRHVKATDRRLNGSVTIDREAIRKEVRLVIKSQACSVHCPKSIRGRRGRPGQRGPPGKHGPPGPRGVKGPKGNKGPQGIQGPPGPLGPPGARGEPGQSISAPSIVTPPMPIVVNETGTASFQCEVEGNPQPRVTWLRDNSSLLADKRVVPTAGGLVISGVTLKDDGTYTCEARNILGVMTSLARLTVQVGASIIQKPSSVIVEEGQKVSLVCQATGQPAPSVTWRKSVGHMTNERSRVLNGRLEITNVSKTDAGDYICSAKNILNEDSAHTQVMVFEQLRFALLPPHRRLAKPLENVLLTCKAQGAREVVWQRTGQGLPSGHILYSNGSLLLKSLSPNDAGSYTCIARNFHRSVTATTVLEFLKPTSCSDIKTYSGGTSSGTYLIDPDGKGGVTPFNVYCDMGDKGGVGVTVISHDSESRTFVDHKSGGCGGPGCYRKDVQYTGVSIAQLAALTRVSQNCEQFLNFECTAGVAFFEAGYAWWVSRSGTRMNYWGGATGHVNKCACGVTNSCSSGYMCNCRGSFSGWREDGGLLTDKAVLPVTQIRLGDLNGSHEKGYYTLGKLKCYGVA, encoded by the exons ATGACCCTGAAATGCATTGCGTATTTATGCCTCCCTTGTAATTACATAGGCCCAGGTTTATATAGTTTTCGTAAAACAAAGACTTTGCTTTTTCACAACCTCGCCAAGGCAGACAGTGTTATGGAGAGATCAAAGATGACCCCAGTTGATAACAAGCTGGTGTTTTCATCCTTATTTCTCTTCGTTATTTGCTTCGCGGGACTGATTCATGTCGAGATCGAACTTTACGCTCATCGACAAATGCTTCAAGCCTTGAGTCAaccaaaagaagagaaagtcGAGCTGAGGAACACAGAAAACGGCGAAAAAACGAATGAGATGATCATGTTATTCCCTTACTCGCATAAAG AACCAAAAATTCGTTACAAACGGCACGTGAAAGCTACAGACAGGAGATTGAACGGCAGTGTGACCATCGATCGTGAAGCGATCAGAAAAGAAGTACGACTTGTAATCAAGAGCCAGGCCTGCAGTGTTCATTGCCCCAAGAGCATCAGGGGAAGACGAGGCAGACCTGGTCAAAGGGGGCCCCCAGGTAAACATGGACCACCTGGGCCACGGGGAGTAAAGGGACCTAAAGGAAATAAGGGCCCCCAGGGCATTCAGGGACCTCCCGGACCTTTGGGCCCTCCTGGAGCTAGGGGCGAGCCTGGTCAATCAATCTCAGCTCCCTCTATTGTTACACCTCCAATGCCGATAGTGGTAAACGAAACTGGTACAGCGTCGTTTCAATGTGAGGTTGAAGGAAATCCACAGCCTAGAGTCACATGGCTGAGAGATAACTCCAGTCTTCTCGCGGACAAACGAGTCGTGCCAACTGCTGGTGGCCTGGTGATCAGTGGTGTCACGTTAAAAGATGATGGAACCTATACTTGTGAAGCGAGGAATATTCTTGGGGTTATGACGTCATTGGCTAGGTTGACTGTTCAag TTGGTGCATCAATCATTCAAAAACCCTCATCTGTTATCGTTGAAGAAGGACAGAAAGTGAGTCTGGTTTGCCAAGCTACTGGTCAACCGGCACCATCGGTCACGTGGCGAAAATCAGTCGGTCACATGACCAACGAAAGATCAAGAGTTCTTAATGGCAGATTAGAAATAACCAATGTGAGTAAAACAGACGCTGGAGACTACATATGTTCGGCAAAGAACATTCTTAACGAGGACTCAGCCCATACACAAGTCATGGTGTTTGAACAACTCAGGTTTGCACTACTCCCTCCCCATAGACGTTTAGCCAAACCTTTAGAAAATGTGTTACTGACTTGCAAAGCACAAGGAGCAAGAGAAGTCGTGTGGCAGCGGACAGGCCAAGGTCTGCCCTCAGGTCATATCCTTTATTCAAATGGCTCCCTACTTCTAAAAAGTTTATCTCCCAACGATGCTGGATCCTACACTTGCATCGCAAGAAACTTTCATCGCTCTGTAACTGCAACTACCGTGCTTGAATTTCTAAAACCAACTTCTTGTAGTGACATTAAAACATACAGTGGAGGAACATCCTCAGGTACCTATTTGATTGACCCTGATGGCAAAGGAGGCGTAACACCTTTCAATGTGTACTGTGACATGGGTGACAAAGGTGGAGTTGGCGTGACGGTCATTAGTCATGACAGTGAGAGTAGAACCTTTGTTGATCACAAATCAGGGGGATGTGGTGGTCCTGGATGTTACAGAAAAGATGTGCAATACACCGGAGTCAGTATTGCTCAACTAGCAGCACTAACTCGAGTCTCACAAAATTGCGAACAGTTCCTCAACTTTGAGTGTACAGCTGGTGTAGCGTTTTTCGAGGCTGGTTATGCTTGGTGGGTGTCACGCAGTGGAACACGAATGAACTATTGGGGAGGAGCTACAGGACATGTCAATAAATGCGCATGCGGAGTAACAAATTCTTGTTCCAGCGGTTACATGTGTAATTGTAGAGGCAGTTTCAGTGGCTGGAGAGAGGATGGGGGTCTGTTGACGGACAAGGCGGTTCTGCCTGTAACACAAATTAGACTTGGAGACTTAAATGGCTCGCACGAAAAAGGATATTATACATTGGGAAAACTGAAGTGTTATGGTGTAGCTTAA